CAATCGACGTGGCTGGAGAACGAAGGCGTGGACTGCGAAAACGAAGCGACCGTGCGGTGGAAAGAAATGGAACAACGCCAGCGTTCGCACGGTACTCAGAAATCCGCTTTACATCGGCAGACAGAAGCTCGGCGACGAGACCTTCAAGGGCGACCACGATCCGATCGTCACGAAGAAGCTATTCGATCAGGTCCAGCGCCTGCTCACGGAGAATCGCACGAGCGGCGGTGCTGGAGCGCGGAATCGATACGGCTTCCTGCTGCGCGGCCTGCTCCGCTGCTCGGCCTGCGACGCCGCGATGGTTCCCACCCCAACGAGCAAGGGCGCTCGCCTCTACAGGTATTACACCTGTCGCGCTGCCCAGAAAAACGGCCACGCGACCTGCCCCACCAAATCGGTCAACGCCGACAGGGTTGAGGCATTCGTCGTCGACCAGATCCGTCGCATCGGGGCCGACCATGAACTCCAGGATCAGACGTTCCAACAGGCCGTCGCTGAGGTTAAGGCCAAGGCTCGGGGGCTCAGGTTCGAAGCGAGGCGGCTCAAGAACGATCTGGCCCCGGCGAAGGCTGACGTCGAGCGACTGGTCGCCGCAGTCTCCCGGTGTGATGGGCCTGCCGCCGAAGCAATTGCGGAAGAACTGACCGCCACCCAGAAACGGCTCGCGCAGATCAGGAATCGACAGGCTGAGATCAAGACGGAATTGGGCGACCTCAAGTCCCAGAGCATTGACCGCGACGATCTGACTCGGGCACTCGAAGCCTTCGATCCGATTTGGAACGTGCTGCTCACGCC
This region of bacterium genomic DNA includes:
- a CDS encoding recombinase family protein yields the protein FVSVSQRFDTSTPVGKMTMNILLSFAEFERLIIADRTRDKIQAARRRGRWTGGRPPLGYDTVPEGGRIVVNKIEAEQVKATFNLYAEHPSLVYVSQELNRRGWRTKAWTAKTKRPCGGKKWNNASVRTVLRNPLYIGRQKLGDETFKGDHDPIVTKKLFDQVQRLLTENRTSGGAGARNRYGFLLRGLLRCSACDAAMVPTPTSKGARLYRYYTCRAAQKNGHATCPTKSVNADRVEAFVVDQIRRIGADHELQDQTFQQAVAEVKAKARGLRFEARRLKNDLAPAKADVERLVAAVSRCDGPAAEAIAEELTATQKRLAQIRNRQAEIKTELGDLKSQSIDRDDLTRALEAFDPIWNVLLTPERERVLQLLIDRIDYDGGTGDLQITWRLSGFGDFAAEVSP